The window GTCCGGCGCAGCGCGTCGTACGCGTAGCCCTGGGCGCCCGCGGCCATCACCGGGCCGGTCGGCCGGCTGCCGTCGCCGGAGCAGATGGCGCCGGGGGAGTCCTTCCAGTTCTGGTTGGCGAGACCGCCCTCGTCCGCGCGGTAGACGAGATAGCCGCGCGAGGTCAGCCCGCCGTGGTCCAGCATCCAGCCGATCGCCGCGCGGGCGTTGGGCTCCAGCCTGCGGGCCAGCGCCGTGTCGCCGGTCTGCTCGACGTACGCGCCGAGGAGGACGAGGAACAGCGGGGTCGCGTCGACCGAGCCGTAGTACCGCCCGTACGGGACCTGCCCGAAGTGCGCCAGTTCCCCGTGCCGCATCTCATGGACGATCTTGCCCGGCTGGGCCACCGTGCCCGCTCCGACCTCCGTCGCCTGGGCCGCGGCGAGCGCGGGCAGGGTGGCGGCGGCCAGCCGGGGGCGGTAGGGGAGCGCGAAGAGCGACGTGAGGAGGGCGTCGCGGCCGAGCAGCGTCAGGAACCAGGGGACTCCGGCGGCGGGGACGCGAAGTTCCTCTCCGTCGGGGCCTGTTGCCGGCACCTGGAGCACGGCCAGGTCGGACAGGCCCCGCGCGCAGGCCGCGGCCAGCTCGGGCCAGCCCGTCGGGAAGGGCACGCCTTCCGCGAACTCCCCCTCCAGCGCGCGGAGTCGGGCGTTCGCGGCGGCCGGCGTGAGAGGCACCTCCGGGTGCGGCATACCGTGCGGGCGCGCCGCCACCCGGAGGGCCAGCTCGGCCGAACCGTGCGGTTCGAGGTCGAAAGTCCACACGAGGCGACGCGCGCCCGTGCCCGTCTCCTCGACACCGTCCGGCACGGGGTCGGAGGTGACGGTCGTGAAGGACCGCCACTCACCGCGCCGGTATCCGAACTCCACGCCGTCGTCCAGGATCCGGCGGGAGCGGACGGCGCCGGTCTTCGCGTACGTCCGGTGGTCGGAGCGCAGCTCGAACTGGTCCGTGAAATCGGCGTCCGCGGTGACCGCTATCCGGATCGTCGTCGGTACCGGGCGGTTGCTGGTGACCCGCAGCGACTCGACGAACGAGCCGTCCGTGACTGCCTGTTCACGGAAGAGCGTGTGGGCGGGCGGCTCCTGCCGACCGCCGCGCGGCACGAGCACGCAGCGGGCGCTGTCGCCGTCGGCGACCGGCGACAGCGTCTCGGGCACCGCTCCGTCGACGGTCAGCTGCCAGCGGCTCAGGTGCCGGGCGTCTCGCACGAACAGCCCGTCGGGAGTCGAGTGCGAGCTGCCGCCGCGCACTCCACTGATGTCTCCGCCGTCGTCCACGGCCGCGAACGTCCCGCCGTGTACGAGCAGATGATGCCGGTCCGTCATCGCAGGTCTCCTCCCTCGGCGTCCTCGCCGAACTCTCGCGCCGTGCCGTGCACCGCGTCGGGTGCCTCGTGCAGCAGGTCCAGGGTCAGCGCCGCGGTCCAGCTGAAGCCGAGCGCTCCGCAGGCCTCGCCGGTGTACGGGTCCACGTACTCGGCGAACCCGGACGTGTCCGCCGTCTCCAGCAGGGCGTCGCGCAGTGCGTGCGCGCGGGCGTGCTCCCCGTGCTGCCTGAGCCCGCGCTCCAGCAGCCAGTTGGTGTTGAACCAGGCAGGACCGCGCCAGTACCGGTGCGGATCGAAGGCGTGCCCGGTCAGGTCGTAGCTCGGGACGAGCCGTGTGGTGTCGCCCAGCCCGAAGTGCGGCCCGTGCAGCGTCCGGACGAGTGCCGCGGCCGTCTCACGGGGGAGGGCCGGCAGGAGCAGCGGGACGAGGCCGGAGACCCCGCGCTCGGGGATCAGCTCGTCGGTGCGCACGTCCCGGCAGAGGAACATGCCCTCCGCGGGAGCCCACAGCCGGTCCACCAGCGCGGCCGTGAGCCGCTCCGCGCGCGCGTGCCGGGCGGTTCCCGTGGCACCCAGTTCCCCGGCGATGCGCGCGAGCGCGTGTTCGGAGGCGATCAGCAGGGCGTTGAACGCCGGGTCCTCCACGGCGAAACCACCGCCGCCGGCCGGGTGTCCGCCGTCCGCGTACCCGCCGTCCCGGTAGTCCGTCGCCAGACGTACGTACCGGCCGTAGTCCAGGTCCGTCGGCCGGTCCTCGGCGGCGCCGTGGTCCAGGTCGGCGCGGCGGAAGGAGCGGGCCGGGGCGGGCGTGACGCGGGAGAGCGGCGCGTCCCAGCTCGGTGCGTTGTCCATGCCCTGTTCCCACGGGTGGACCACCGAGGCGAGACCGCCGCCGCCGAGGTCGCGGCGGTGCAGCAGGTAGCGGTGCCAGGCCGCGAGGCGCGGGTACATCCGGGGGAGGAAGGACCGCGCCCGTGACAGACCCGGGTCGGCGGCGTGCACCAGCCACACGGCGAGGGCGTGCACCGGTGGCTGCACGATGCCCGAGGTCTGTACCGTGCGCGGGGCGCCCGCGGCGCGCCCCGCGGTCGAGGAACGCCAGAAGTCGGGGCTCGGGAAGTACGCGTCGAGGGGGACGGAGGAGTTGAAGACGATGTGCGGGATCCGTCCGTCGTCCCACTGCGCGTCGAGGAGCGTCTCCAGCTCCGTCTGGGCGCGCAGCGGCGACAGCTGGCGCAGCCCGATCGCGATGAACGCCGAGTCCCAGGACCACTGGTGCGGATACAGGCTGCGCGAGGGCACCGTGGACGTGCCCGTCCAGTTGCTGTCCAGCACCTGGGCCGCCCGCAGGCGCAGCGGCGCCGACCGGTGGGCCGGATCGTATACGGCCTCCTGGGCCCGGCTGTTCCCGACGCGGCCGGACGAAGGCGGCGGGGCGTGGGTGCGTACGGGATCAGGATGTGTGGCGCGGCGGGCGGTGAGCTGGGTTGTGCGGTCCACTCAGGTCTCCCCGAAGACATGCGGCCGACCAGTTCGGCAGTAGCTACCGTAGGGTTACGTCTATTTAACACGCAAAACTCAATATGTAATGCAGAGTTGGTGAACGCAAGAGGTTCGCACGACCGGAACCACAGGGAGCAGAGGAATGGCCACAAGGGCCCAGAAGACCGGGAGTCAGGCGAGCTCCGGTGACCTGCTGGAGCTGGTGCGCAGCGGACGGGCCATCACCCGTGGGGCGTTGCAGCAGGTCACGGGACTGTCCCGGGCCACGGTCGGGCAGCGGCTCGACCGGCTCTTCCGGGCCGGCTGGCTGCGCGAGGGCGCCGCGGGTCCGGTGGACTCGCCGCTCGGCGGCCGCCCTTCGGTTCGGCTGGAGTTCGACGACTCCCACGCCGTCGTCCTCGCCGCCGACCTCGACACCCGGCACGCGCGCGCCGCCGTGCTGTCCCTGACGGGTGAACTGCTGGCCGAGCACGCGGGACCACTGCTCGTCGAGGACGGCCCGGACGCGGTGCTCGGCGAGCTGGGCCGCTGGTTCGGCGAACTGCTGGAGAAGGCCGGGCACCGGCCGGGGGAGGTGTGCGGCATCGGGCTCGCCGTGCCGGGTCCCGTCGACCTCGGCACCGGCCGGGTCGTCCAGCCGCCGATCATGCCCGGCTGGGACGGCTACGACATAAGAGGGCGCCTCACCCGGGCCTTCACCGAGCACACGGGCGCCGGGGCCGTCCCGGTCCTGGTGGACAACGACGCCAACCTCATGGCGTACGGGGAGCAGCGCACCGGCCACCCCGACTGCTCGGCCTTCGTCCTGGTGAAGGTCTCCACCGGTATCGGCGCCGGGGTGGTCGTAGGAGGCACGATCTACCGGGGCATCGACGGAGGTGCCGGCGACATCGGGCACATCCGGGTGCCGGAAGGCGCCGACGCGCTGTGCAGGTGCGGGTCGTACGGCTGTCTCGCCGCCGTCGCCAGCGGGGGCGCCGTGGCCCGCAGACTGGCGGAGACCGGGGTTCCGGCGGCGTCGGGCTCGGACGTGCGCGACCTGCTCACCTCCGGGCACCCGGGCGCGGCCGCGTTCGCGCGGGAGGCCGGGCGGCACGTCGGCGACGTCCTGGCGACCGTGGTGACCCTGCTCAACCCGGGCGTCCTCATGATCGCCGGGGATCTGGCCGGAACGCCGTTCCTCACCGGTGTCCGCGAACTGCTCTACCAGCGCGCACTGCCCCGCTCCACCGCCCGGCTGGAGGTGGTCACGTCCCGGCTCGGTGAACGAGCGGGCCTGGTCGGAGCGGGTGCGCTGGTCGTGGAGCACCTGTACGCGCCCGAGCGGGTCGAGGAGCGGCTGCTCGCCATGGGTGTCTGAAAGCGGTGTGCTCGGGTGTCCGGGCCCGGTGTGACGGCGGCGTTTCCTTCCGGAGACGGGTCCGCATGGTGAAATCCGGGCGCCGGCACGGGCGTGATTCTCGCCACGCCTGATCGGGGTTTCGCTCAGATGAGCGGATCTTGAGCGACTGCACTTCTCCAAAGGGTGGCACTCAGTGCCACCCTTTGATCGTTTACGATCTGAACTCAGGCGTGCTGAGGGCTGCTCGTATGAGCGCTATCCGGCATCTACGGGTGTTGACTCCTTCAAGAAGTGAACGCCGGATGCTCCGTCGGCTTACCTGTTGTTGACTTTCGATCTGCTGGCGGACGACTGGTTACGGCCGTATGACACGCAAGTGGACGTACCCAGACGCCTTCGATCTGGGTATGTTCCCCGTCGTCAGGGCAGCCACCGCGTCGTCGAGGAGTCGAGACCCGTGTCGGAAAACAAAGATCCCCACGTAGCTGAGACCGGCGACAGCGGCCTCGAGGGCGTGAAGTTCGTCTATGACTTCACCGAAGGCAACAAGGAACTCAAGGATCTCCTCGGCGGCAAGGGTGCCAACCTCGCCGAGATGACCAACCTGGGCCTTCCCGTCCCTCCGGGCTTCACGATCTCGACCGAGGCCTGTAAGACCTACCTCGACAGCGGCGAGGAGCCGGCGGCACTGCGTGACGAGGTGAGTGCACACCTCGACGCGCTCGAAGCGAAGATGGGCAAGAAGCTCGGCCAGGCCGACGACCCGCTGCTGGTCTCCGTCCGTTCCGGGGCGAAGTTCTCCATGCCGGGCATGATGGACACCGTCCTGAACATCGGCCTCTCCGACAAGTCCGTGCAGGGCCTGGCCAAGCAGGCCGGAGACGACCGCTTCGCGTGGGACTCGTACCGCCGTCTCATCCAGATGTTCGGCAAGACGGTCCTCGGCGTCGACGGCGACCTCTTCGAGGAGGCGCTGGAGGCGGCCAAGCACACCAAGAAGGTCGCGGTCGACACCGACCTCGAAGCGGCCGACCTCAAGAAGCTCGTCACCAAGTTCAAGAAGATCGTCAAGACCGAGGCCGGGCGGGACTTCCCGCAGGACCCGCGCGAGCAGATGGACCTCGCCATCCACGCGGTCTTCGACTCCTGGAACACGGACCGCGCGAAGCTCTACCGCCGCCAGGAGCGCATCCCGGGCGACCTGGGCACGGCCGTCAACGTCTGTTCCATGGTCTTCGGCAACCTCGGCCCCGACTCGGGCACCGGCGTCGCCTTCACCCGGGACCCGGCCTCCGGCCACCGGGGCGTGTACGGCGACTACCTGCAGAACGCCCAGGGCGAGGACGTGGTCGCGGGTATCCGCAACACCGTCCCGCTCGCCGAGCTGGAGCAGATCGACAAGAAGTCGTACGACCAGCTGATGCAGATCATGGCGACGCTGGAGAACCACTACAGGGACCTCTGCGACATCGAGTTCACCATCGAGCGCGGGCAGCTGTGGATGCTCCAGACCCGCGTCGGCAAGCGGACGGCCGGTGCCGCCTTCCGTATCGCCACGCAGCTCGTGGACCAGGGACTCATCGACGAGGCCGAGGCGCTCCAGCGCGTCACCGGTGCCCAGCTCGCGCAGCTGATGTTCCCGCGCTTCGACGACGAGGCGAAGGTGGAGAAGGTCGGCCGGGGCATCGCGGCCTCGCCGGGCGCCGCCGTGGGCAAGGCGGTCTTCGACTCGTACACGGCCGTGAAGTGGTCCCGGTCCGGAGAGAAGGTCATCCTGGTCCGCCGTGAGACGAACCCCGACGACCTCGACGGCATGATCGCGGCCGAGGGCATCCTCACCTCGCGCGGCGGCAAGACCTCCCACGCGGCCGTCGTGGCGCGTGGCATGGGCAAGACCTGCGTGTGCGGCGCGGAGGAGCTCGAGGTCGACACCAAGCGCCGCCGGATGACGGTCCCCGGCGGTCACGTCGTCGAGGAGGGCGACGTCATCTCCATCGACGGCTCCAGCGGCAAGGTGTACCTGGGCGAGGTGCCCGTCGTGCCCTCCCCGGTCGTGGAGTACTTCGAGGGCCGGATGCACGCCGGCGCCAACGACGCCGACGAGCTGGTCGAGGCCGTGCACCGGATCATGGCGTTCGCCGACCGCAAGCGCCGCCTGCGGGTGCGCGCCAACGCGGACAACGCCGAGGACGCGATGCGCGCCCGCCGCTTCGGTGCCCAGGGCATCGGTCTGTGCCGTACGGAGCACATGTTCCTCGGCGACCGCCGTGAGCTGGTCGAGCGCCTGATCCTCGCGGACACGGAGGCCGAGCGCGAGGAGTCGCTGAAGGCGCTCCTTCCGCTCCAGAAGCAGGACTTCGTGGAGCTGTTCTCGGCGATGGACGGCCTCCCGGTCACCGTCCGCCTCCTGGACCCGCCGCTGCACGAGTTCCTGCCCGACATCACCGAACTGTCGGTCCGTGTGGCGCTGGCGGAGTCCCGTCAGGAGCCCCACGAGAACGAACTGCGCCTCCTGCAGGCCGTCCACCGCCTGCACGAGCAGAACCCGATGCTGGGGCTGCGCGGCGTGCGCCTCGGCCTGGTCATCCCCGGCCTGTTCACCATGCAGGTACGGGCCATCGCCGAGGCCGCGGCCGAGCGCAAGACCGCCAAGGGCGACCCGCGCGCGGAGATCATGATCCCGCTCGTCGGCACGGTCCAGGAGCTGGAGATCGTCCGCGAGGAGGCCGACGAGGTCATCGCGGAGGTCGAGGCGGCCACGGGCGTCCAGCTGAAGCTCTCCATCGGCACGATGATCGAGCTGCCGCGCGCCGCGCTGACCGCCGGTCAGATCGCCGAGGCGGCGCAGTTCTTCTCCTTCGGCACGAACGACCTGACCCAGACGGTGTGGGGCTTCAGCCGCGACGACGTGGAGGCCTCGTTCTTCACGGCCTACCTGGAGAAGGGCATCTTCGGCGTCAGCCCGTTCGAGACGATCGACCGCGACGGCGTCGGTTCCCTGGTGAAGCTGGCGGTGGAGGCCGGCCGCGCCACCCGCCCCGACCTGAAGCTCGGCGTCTGCGGGGAGCACGGCGGCGACCCGGAGTCGGTCCACTTCTTCCACGAGGTGGGACTCGACTACGTCTCCTGCTCGCCGTTCCGCATCCCGGTGGCGCGCCTGGAGGCGGGCCGTGCGGCCTCCTCCTCGCAGGGGAGCGACCACCGGTAGGTCCACCGGACTCCGGGCCCCGGATCCGTCACCCACCCTCACCGACGGACGACGGATCCGGCGTACGAAAGCGAAGGGGCGGCACCTGTGCGGAGGTGCCGCCCCTTCGCCGCTCTTCCCGCGTTCCGCGGTGCCTCCCGCGTTCTCGGGTGAGGCGGGTGCGCCCGGCGGTCAGCCGGAGTTGCCGCGCCTGCGGGCCGCGACCAGCAGGCCGCCGCCCGCGAGGAGGACGACCGCCCCGCCGCCCGCGAGGTACGACGTGACGCCGCTGCCACCGGTCTCGGCCAGGTCCGTGCCCTGCTGCTCGGCGGGGGCGGAGGAACTGTCCTCGGCGTCGTCCGCGCCCTCGTCCTGCGCGGCGACGAAACCGGCGGGCGGCTTGTCGCAGCCGACGCCGTCCTGGTCCCGGTCGAGATGGTCGCCGTAGTGCTTGTCGCCCCTGGCGATGTTGGCGTGCCCCTTCGCGTACGCCTCGGTGCAGTTCTTGAACGCCCCGTCGCCGTCGTGGGCCTCGGCGGTGGCCGGCAGGACGGCCAGGGCCAGTGCGGCGAGGGCCACGGCGGCGGGCTTGCGGATCAGGTTCACGAGGAGCCCCTCATATTGTGCTGATATCCGTAGGCATGATCACGGAGAGGCGATCAGTCGGATTTGAGGTGACGAAAGTACGAGAGGGGTGATTGATGCCGCGGCGGAACGACGGACCCGTGATGCGAACGTGACGTGACCGGACGGTAGCTCTCCGCTCACGGACCCGCGTTCCGTACACCCGGCGGGCGTGCTCTCCGGGGTCGCGAAGAAGCGACTACGAGCGGAACGGCCCCTTCACCTCGTACGTGATGCCGCCGGACGAACTGCCGCTGGTGCCGCGCTGGCTGGAGAAGTAGAGGCGGGTGCCGTCGGGGGAGAAGGCGGGGCCGGTGATCTCGGAGCCGGACTGGCCGTCGAGGCGGAGGAACGGGGCGATCACGTCGGCGGGCGTGATCACACAGATCTCCATGGTGCCGCCGTCCTCCGCGACGAACAGGTCGCCCGAGGAGGTCCCGGTGATGTTGTCGACGCCGGTCAGCGGAGCCGTGCCCGAGGTCACGAGCGAGTCGTCGTACGCGAGTTCGTAGGTGTTGGTGGCCAGATTGAGCTGCCAGACACGGTTGTCGCCCTTGGTGGTGAACCAGACGGTGTCGTCGGCGTAGTGGCAGCCCTCGCCGCCGTTGAACTTCTTCGAGCCGGAGACCTGGGTACGCGTCGTGGTGGGGGAGCCGTCCGGGTCGGGCACGTTCGCCCAGGTGAAGGAGCCGGAGGTGGCCGACCCGGCGACCATGACCTGGAGGGTGCCGGTGGCGAGGCTGCCCCAGGTCGTCGGTACGAAGCGGTAGAGGCAGCCGTTCGTCTCGTCCTCCGTCAGGTAGACCACTTTGCGCACCGGGTCTGCGGCGGCCGCCTCGTGCTTGAAGCGGCCCATGGCGTCCCGGCGCACGGCCGCGTTCACACCCCACGGGTCGGTCTCGTAGACGTATCCGAGGGACACCTCCTCGCAGGACAGCCAGGTGTTCCACGGAGTTCTGCCGCCCGCGCAGTTCTGCCGGGTGCCGGACAGGACGCGGTACGCGCCGGTGACCGTCCCCGTCGAGGAGAACTTGACCGCGCTCGCGCCGCCCGACGGGTTGATCTCCGAGTTGGACACGTAGATCCAGCCGGCTCCGTCGGCGTAACAGGCCCCGCCGTCAGGGGCGTTGTGCCAGGTGTACGAGGTGCCGGACACCGTCCGGCCCGATCTGGCGATCACCCGGCTGGTGAAACCGCTCGGCAGTCTGACACCGTTCGCGTCCGCCGGGCCGAGTGCCCCGTACGGGCCCGGGCCGGGCTGGGCGGGCGCGGCGTACGCGGCGCCGCGCCACAGGGTTCCGCCGAGGACGGCCGACGAACCGCCGAGGACGGCCGCGCGCAGGAGGGTACGACGTTCCACTGTCGCTCCAAGGGGGTGCCGGGGACGCCCCGTCCGCCGGTCGGGGACGGGGTCGCGCACCGTCGGAGCCTAGGAGTGCGGGGTGGACGCGCCATGGACAGGCGATGACGTGTACGCGTCATGAGGATGGTGCCCCGTACGCCCGGGCGTCACGCCTTCAGAGCGTCGTACGTGACTCCCGTCAGCCGCTCCGACTCCTCCCAGAGCCGTTGCCCCGCCGTGTCGTTGAGTGTCCACTTCGCGCGCCACGACTTCGCGGGGGAACCGCGCCAGCCCAGGAACGAAGGGCCGGTGAAGGAGTCCGGGCGTACGCCGGGAGCGGTCGCCGCGTACAGCGTGGGGAGGGCGCCCGCCTCCGCGGACTGCGCGAAGAAGCGGTTGCCCGTCTCCATGAACCGCTGGGAGACTCGGCGGCCCTCCATCCTCGGGCCCGCGGTCTGGAGGTTGGTGGCGGCGTAACCGGGATGCGCGGCCGCCGCCACGACGTCGGAGCCGGCGGCGGCGAGCCGACGGGCCAACTCGTGCACGAACAGCAGGTTGGCCGTCTTGGATCGGCTGTATGCGGTCCAACGCCCGTACTTCTGCTCGCTGTTGAGGTCGTTGATGTCGATGTTCGCCGTCGCGTGCATGGTGCTGGACAGACTCACCGCGCGTGCGCCGGGCGTGGTGAGCAGGGTCGGCAGCAGCAGCCCGGTGAGCGCGAAGTGGCCGAGGTGGTTGACCCCGAACTGCGTCTCGAAGCCGTCCACCGTGCGGCCCTGCGGGAGCGCCATCACGCCCGCGTTGTTGACGAGCACGTCGAGTCGGTCGTGCGCGCTGCCGTACGCCGCCGCGAACTCCCGTACGGAGTCAAGGTCCCCGAGGTCCAGACGTACGAACTGCACGTCCGCGTCCGGCACTTCGTCGGTCAGGCGGTCGGCGGCCTCGGTTCCGCGGCTCTCGCTGCGGCAGGCGAGGACGACCCGGGCGCCCCGCCGGGCCAGTTCGCGGGCGGTGACGTACCCGATCCCGCTGTTCGCCCCGGTGACGATGGCCGTGCGGCCGCTCTGCTCGGGTATGTCGTTCGCGCTCCAGCCGGCCATGGCTCGGCTCCCTCCACGTATGGGTGGCTCCACAGCCTAGAGGGGGCCGGCGTCACGGCGCCCCGCAAGGGGCGCGGGGAACTGCGCGACCAGCCACAAACATCCCGCAGGTACGAACGGCCCAGGCGGCGCTCAGCGGGAGACGTACTCCTCCGGCCGGATCGGGTACTCCTCGGGCATGGGCCGGGTGTCGAGATAGAACCACTCGGCGGTAGGGCTCGGGCCCGGAGCCGGGACCGTGGCCGGGGGCGCGTACGGCTGCCCGGGAGGCGCGTTGCCTGCCGGGTGAGCCGGTGAGGGCACATGCTCACCAACCGCCGTGTCCGCCACGCCCGTCGGCGTACCCGCAGGCTTCGCCGGACCCGGCATCAGCAGCTCCACGCGCAGCCCGAGCCCTCGTTGCTGCGCGACGAACTCCTCGACCTGGCTGCGGCAGGCGTGGTCGAGGTGGGTCACCCCCGTCAGGTCGAGCCGGATACGCGGCCTGCCCGCCTCGGCGGCGGCCTCCAGGGCCTCGATCAGCTGGGGCAGCCGCAGGAACGTGGCGTTGCCCGCCATGACGACCTTGGCGGTGTCCTCCTCCAGATGCTGCTTGATGACGGTCTGGGACATCCGCAGCGCGGCCAGGACGATCCCCGCGGCGAGGCCGAAGAGGACACCTTCGAGCAGCGCGGTCGCCACGATGACCAGGGTGGTGAGCGTCATCACCGCGAACTCGCCCCGGTCCTGGCGCCACATCTTCGGGAACTCCGCGGGCGCGAAGAGCTTCCAGCCGCTGTGGACGAGGACGCCCGCGAGGACGGAGATCGGGATCAGGGCCAGTACCTGGGGCAGGAGCAGCGCGAAGGCGAGCAGCCACAGGCCGTGGAGTGTGCGGGAGAGGCGGGTCTTGGCGCCCGCCTGGACGTTCGCCGAACTGCGGGCCACCACCGCCGTGATGGGCAGCGCGCCGAGGAGGCCCGCCACCGTGTTTCCGGCGCCCTGGGCGATGAGTTCCGGGTTGTAGCGGGTGCGCGGCCCGCTGTGCATGCGGTCCACGGCGGCGGCCGTGAAGAGGCTCTCCGCCGAGGCGATCACCGTGAAGGTGAGGATCGCGGTGATGATCCCGACGTCGGCGAGGCCGGCGAACTCCTTCGGGCCGGGTACGTCGACGGAGGCGAGCAGGTTGCCCACCTGGAGCGTCTGCACGTCCACGCCCGGCAGGGAGGCGACGCCGATGCCGATCCCGACGGCCACGAGCGCGGCCGGGACCTTCTTCACCGGGCCGGGCATCCCCTTCCACAGGAAGCTCAGGGCGATGGTGGCCGCACCGAGTCCCGCGGCGACGAGCGCGTCGGGGTTCGTCACCGTGTCGGCGATCAGCCCGGGGAGACCGGCCATGTTCTCGACCGGGGTGCCGGGGGCCTTGGAGTCGGACATCGGATAGAGCTGGCTGAACATCAGCGGCAGTCCGATGCCCGCGAGCATGCCCTGGACGACGGCCAGGGAGATCGCCTGGAAGATCCGGCCGAGCCGGACCAGGCCGAGAACGATCTGCAGGATGCCGGCGCCGAGGACGATCACACCGAGCATGGCCACGCCGTACTGGAGGACGGTCTCCGCGACGAGGGCCGCCAACCCGGCCGCGGGACCGCTGACCTGGAGGGTGCTGCCACGAGCCGCGCCGACGACCAGACCGCCGATGACACCGGAGATGATGCCCAGTTCGGCGGGGACGCCGGAGGCCACGGCGACGCCGATGCACAGAGGGAGAGCGACGAGGAAGACGACGAGCGAGGCGGTGATCTCGGTGGCCAGGTCGACCCCGGGCCTCTTGTCGCCCTGGCTTCCCTTGCTGTTCTTACCGCTCCTGCTGAGCCAACTGCTGCCCTTGCCACCCCTGTTGCTTCCGCCGGTGCCGGTGCCGCCGGGCTCGGCGGCACCGGAAGTGCCGACGGCGTGGGTGGCAGCCGCGTGGCCTGCGTGGTGCTCGAAGCCGTCGAAGCTGCCGAAGTCGTCGAAGTCGTCGAAGTCGTCGTACGCCTGGCGGGCGCCGGGGGCGGGAGGCGGGTCCGGTGGCTGCGGCGGGATCCTGGAGTGGGCCGGTACGCGCCCGCGTGCGTGCAGGCCGCTCACAGGGCGTGCACCCGGAAGCGGCCGTCCTCGTCCAGCTCGTGCACCTGGCCCGTGTCGACCTCGTAGTACCAGCCGTGCAGCCGCAGCCTTCCCGAGTCGATCCGCTGCCGCGCTATCGGATAACTCCGCAGTGCCGCAAGCTGGTTGACGACGTTGAGCTGCGCCACGGCCGGCATCGACGGGTCTTCGAGGGCCCCGTCGAGCAGGGGTGCCAGCTCGGGGCGGGCCAGGTCCAGCCAGGCGTCCACGCC of the Streptomyces aurantiacus genome contains:
- a CDS encoding oxidoreductase — encoded protein: MAGWSANDIPEQSGRTAIVTGANSGIGYVTARELARRGARVVLACRSESRGTEAADRLTDEVPDADVQFVRLDLGDLDSVREFAAAYGSAHDRLDVLVNNAGVMALPQGRTVDGFETQFGVNHLGHFALTGLLLPTLLTTPGARAVSLSSTMHATANIDINDLNSEQKYGRWTAYSRSKTANLLFVHELARRLAAAGSDVVAAAAHPGYAATNLQTAGPRMEGRRVSQRFMETGNRFFAQSAEAGALPTLYAATAPGVRPDSFTGPSFLGWRGSPAKSWRAKWTLNDTAGQRLWEESERLTGVTYDALKA
- a CDS encoding SulP family inorganic anion transporter, with the translated sequence MATEITASLVVFLVALPLCIGVAVASGVPAELGIISGVIGGLVVGAARGSTLQVSGPAAGLAALVAETVLQYGVAMLGVIVLGAGILQIVLGLVRLGRIFQAISLAVVQGMLAGIGLPLMFSQLYPMSDSKAPGTPVENMAGLPGLIADTVTNPDALVAAGLGAATIALSFLWKGMPGPVKKVPAALVAVGIGIGVASLPGVDVQTLQVGNLLASVDVPGPKEFAGLADVGIITAILTFTVIASAESLFTAAAVDRMHSGPRTRYNPELIAQGAGNTVAGLLGALPITAVVARSSANVQAGAKTRLSRTLHGLWLLAFALLLPQVLALIPISVLAGVLVHSGWKLFAPAEFPKMWRQDRGEFAVMTLTTLVIVATALLEGVLFGLAAGIVLAALRMSQTVIKQHLEEDTAKVVMAGNATFLRLPQLIEALEAAAEAGRPRIRLDLTGVTHLDHACRSQVEEFVAQQRGLGLRVELLMPGPAKPAGTPTGVADTAVGEHVPSPAHPAGNAPPGQPYAPPATVPAPGPSPTAEWFYLDTRPMPEEYPIRPEEYVSR
- a CDS encoding alkaline phosphatase PhoX; this encodes MERRTLLRAAVLGGSSAVLGGTLWRGAAYAAPAQPGPGPYGALGPADANGVRLPSGFTSRVIARSGRTVSGTSYTWHNAPDGGACYADGAGWIYVSNSEINPSGGASAVKFSSTGTVTGAYRVLSGTRQNCAGGRTPWNTWLSCEEVSLGYVYETDPWGVNAAVRRDAMGRFKHEAAAADPVRKVVYLTEDETNGCLYRFVPTTWGSLATGTLQVMVAGSATSGSFTWANVPDPDGSPTTTRTQVSGSKKFNGGEGCHYADDTVWFTTKGDNRVWQLNLATNTYELAYDDSLVTSGTAPLTGVDNITGTSSGDLFVAEDGGTMEICVITPADVIAPFLRLDGQSGSEITGPAFSPDGTRLYFSSQRGTSGSSSGGITYEVKGPFRS